A single region of the Undibacterium piscinae genome encodes:
- a CDS encoding bifunctional (p)ppGpp synthetase/guanosine-3',5'-bis(diphosphate) 3'-pyrophosphohydrolase: protein MQRSKTIPATHTAIDTSHRPAVTGSASITDLTNRLSEYLSPSDLKLVREAYRFSDEMHLGQVRKSGEPYISHPIAVAEICAEWKLDVQAIMAALLHDVMEDQDVKKEELIERFGAPVAALVDGLSKLEKIEFQSHIEAQAENFRKMLLAMARDVRVILVKLADRLHNMRTLGVMSAEKQRRISRETMEVYVPIAHRLGLNNIYRELQDLAFAHIYPMRYRTLAKAVKAARGNRREVVNKIMEAVKSSLSAAGLGAEVYGREKTLYGIYRKMHDKRLSFSQVLDVYGFRVVVDSFPSSYFALGTLHALYKPMPGKFKDYIAIPKSNGYQSLHTTLIGPYGTPVEFQIRTQDMHRVAESGVAAHWLYKNEDNSLTDLQQRTHAWLQSLLDIQKQTGDSAEFLEHVKIDLFPDSVYVFTPKSKIIALPRGATALDFAYNIHTDIGDQAIATRINNDPVPLRTELKNGDIIEIITSPNSHPTPNWLTYVRTGKARSAIRHYLRTISLNESTELGKQLLAQALVAVHLNPELPASLVDKLLNESSAKTLEELHTDIGIGKRMAALVARHILDLVEDDSPSIPFQEFEGEKSSKPEPVMIYGSEGVSVQLAPCCLPIPGDGIIGQLKRDQGLVVHADYCENAKRMQVREPDRWIDVNWGDDLNRRFDCRITAMVSNERGALARIAAEIGESDANISHVSIEDGLANDLTNIHFTIQIEDRTHLARLMRNVKHLNGVKKIWRVHG from the coding sequence ATGCAACGCTCGAAGACTATCCCAGCCACACACACCGCCATCGACACATCTCATCGCCCTGCCGTGACCGGGTCCGCGTCTATCACAGACCTCACCAACCGACTTTCTGAATATCTTTCTCCTAGTGACCTGAAATTAGTCAGGGAAGCATATCGTTTTTCCGATGAAATGCATCTGGGCCAAGTCAGAAAATCCGGTGAACCTTACATCTCGCACCCTATCGCCGTCGCCGAAATTTGCGCGGAATGGAAGCTAGACGTACAGGCTATCATGGCCGCCTTGCTGCATGATGTAATGGAAGATCAGGATGTCAAGAAGGAAGAACTGATAGAGCGCTTTGGCGCTCCGGTTGCCGCTCTGGTTGACGGGCTGTCCAAACTGGAAAAAATTGAGTTTCAAAGTCACATAGAAGCTCAGGCGGAAAATTTCCGCAAAATGCTGTTGGCGATGGCCCGCGATGTCCGGGTCATTCTGGTCAAGCTTGCTGATCGCCTGCACAATATGCGCACACTAGGCGTGATGTCTGCCGAGAAGCAAAGGCGTATTTCACGCGAGACCATGGAAGTCTACGTGCCGATCGCGCATAGACTAGGTCTCAACAACATCTATCGCGAGTTACAAGATCTGGCATTTGCCCATATCTACCCGATGCGTTACCGCACCTTGGCAAAAGCGGTCAAGGCAGCACGCGGCAATCGCCGCGAAGTGGTCAACAAGATCATGGAAGCGGTAAAAAGCTCGCTCAGTGCCGCCGGTTTGGGTGCAGAAGTCTATGGCAGGGAAAAAACCCTGTACGGCATTTATCGTAAGATGCATGACAAACGGCTGAGTTTTTCACAAGTACTTGATGTCTACGGATTTCGCGTTGTGGTTGACAGCTTTCCCAGCAGCTATTTTGCGCTGGGCACCTTGCATGCGCTGTACAAGCCTATGCCAGGAAAATTCAAGGATTACATTGCCATTCCGAAAAGCAATGGTTATCAATCGCTGCATACCACCCTGATTGGTCCGTATGGTACGCCGGTCGAGTTCCAGATCCGCACTCAGGATATGCATCGCGTCGCAGAGTCCGGTGTTGCGGCACACTGGCTGTATAAGAACGAAGACAATAGCCTGACTGATTTACAGCAGCGCACTCATGCCTGGCTGCAATCGCTGCTCGACATCCAGAAACAGACCGGTGATTCCGCTGAGTTTCTGGAACACGTAAAAATTGATCTATTTCCGGATTCGGTCTACGTTTTTACGCCAAAATCAAAAATTATCGCCTTACCGCGTGGTGCGACGGCGCTAGATTTTGCCTACAACATCCATACGGATATTGGCGACCAGGCTATCGCGACCAGAATCAATAATGACCCGGTGCCGCTACGCACCGAGCTGAAAAACGGCGACATCATAGAAATCATCACTTCGCCTAATTCGCACCCTACACCAAACTGGCTCACGTATGTCCGCACCGGAAAAGCACGTTCTGCAATCCGGCATTATCTGCGTACCATTAGCCTCAATGAGTCTACCGAACTAGGCAAGCAACTGTTGGCGCAAGCCTTGGTGGCAGTGCATCTGAACCCGGAGCTGCCGGCTTCTCTGGTGGATAAATTACTCAATGAATCCAGCGCCAAAACCTTAGAAGAGCTTCACACCGACATAGGTATAGGCAAACGCATGGCGGCGCTGGTGGCCCGCCACATCCTAGACCTGGTAGAAGACGACTCGCCATCCATACCATTTCAGGAATTTGAAGGTGAAAAATCGAGTAAACCCGAACCTGTCATGATCTATGGCAGCGAAGGCGTCTCTGTGCAATTGGCTCCCTGCTGCCTGCCGATTCCCGGTGATGGCATCATAGGTCAGTTAAAACGCGATCAGGGATTGGTCGTGCACGCAGACTACTGCGAAAACGCCAAGCGTATGCAAGTAAGGGAACCGGACCGCTGGATAGACGTCAATTGGGGCGATGATTTAAACCGCCGCTTTGATTGCCGCATTACCGCAATGGTAAGTAATGAACGCGGGGCATTAGCGCGTATTGCAGCGGAAATCGGCGAATCAGATGCCAATATCAGCCATGTGAGCATCGAAGACGGCTTGGCCAATGACCTCACCAATATCCACTTCACGATACAGATTGAAGATCGCACCCATCTGGCCCGACTGATGCGCAACGTCAAACATTTAAATGGCGTCAAAAAAATCTGGCGCGTCCACGGATAA
- a CDS encoding DNA-directed RNA polymerase subunit omega: MARITIEDALKNIPNRFQLTLCATYRARQLLQGHTPKIESKDKPTVVALREIAEGKVGIEMLKKVPF; encoded by the coding sequence ATGGCACGTATTACAATTGAAGACGCCCTGAAAAACATCCCTAACCGCTTTCAGCTGACCCTGTGCGCAACCTATCGCGCGCGCCAGCTGCTGCAAGGTCACACACCAAAGATTGAGTCTAAAGACAAACCTACAGTAGTTGCTTTGCGTGAAATTGCCGAAGGTAAAGTTGGCATAGAAATGCTGAAAAAAGTTCCATTTTAA